In a genomic window of Candidatus Bathyarchaeota archaeon:
- a CDS encoding 50S ribosomal protein L10 produces MPSQQVLEEKSGEVAAIKDIFKEYKSVGIASLKKVRASQLQELKKTMKGQVYLRVLKNTLIKIAIEEMNQAELKKLEEYLEGSNVFLFTDLNPFKLALLLERGKVKTTAKAGDVAALDVIVPSSNTGQPPGPVISQLNAVGLPTKIENGSVWVSKDTLVVRQGEVINDRLAGVLAKLGIKSVELGISMRAVFDNGLMITGDQLKIDVAATKNSVEASNQEAFALAMSIGYACKETIKPLLQSAHQKAVALSVSAAIPTKETIADIIRKANAEATSLQEKAKPKAA; encoded by the coding sequence ATGCCGTCCCAACAAGTATTAGAAGAAAAATCAGGCGAAGTAGCAGCAATCAAAGACATATTCAAAGAATACAAATCCGTCGGCATCGCCAGTCTAAAGAAGGTTCGCGCTTCCCAACTTCAAGAACTCAAAAAAACCATGAAAGGTCAAGTTTACCTGCGCGTCCTCAAAAACACACTCATCAAAATCGCCATTGAAGAAATGAACCAAGCTGAACTCAAGAAGCTTGAGGAATACTTGGAAGGATCAAACGTCTTCCTCTTTACCGACCTCAACCCCTTCAAACTAGCATTGCTTCTTGAACGCGGCAAAGTAAAAACCACCGCCAAAGCAGGCGACGTAGCCGCCCTCGACGTGATTGTTCCTTCCAGCAACACAGGTCAACCTCCAGGACCCGTCATCAGTCAACTTAACGCAGTCGGTTTGCCTACAAAAATCGAAAACGGCAGCGTCTGGGTTAGCAAAGACACCCTAGTTGTCCGTCAAGGTGAAGTCATCAACGACCGTCTCGCAGGTGTACTGGCGAAACTCGGCATAAAATCCGTAGAACTCGGCATATCCATGCGTGCAGTCTTCGACAACGGATTAATGATTACCGGCGACCAACTCAAGATCGATGTTGCCGCTACCAAGAATAGCGTCGAAGCCAGCAACCAAGAAGCCTTCGCACTTGCAATGAGCATCGGCTATGCATGCAAAGAAACCATCAAACCCTTACTGCAAAGCGCACACCAAAAAGCAGTTGCACTCTCAGTCAGCGCAGCCATACCCACCAAAGAAACCATCGCAGACATCATCCGCAAAGCCAACGCCGAAGCAACAAGCCTACAAGAGAAAGCCAAGCCCAAAGCGGCTTAA
- a CDS encoding transcription elongation factor Spt5 codes for MDKKEELSQVKIFAIKTTTGQERNVARLIGSKVEMTHIPIKALLVPDTLKGYVFIEADGPHLVEEAIAGVRHVRSRIPGLISFNEIERYIVRKPVMEDLNEDDVVEITGGPFKGMRAKITRLDKSKGEVTLELLEATFTLPITVHSDYVKLVEKAKA; via the coding sequence ATGGATAAAAAAGAAGAGCTCAGTCAAGTCAAAATTTTCGCTATCAAAACAACCACTGGTCAAGAACGCAACGTGGCACGGTTAATTGGTTCCAAAGTTGAAATGACCCATATTCCAATTAAGGCTCTTCTTGTCCCAGACACCCTCAAAGGCTACGTATTCATAGAAGCAGACGGCCCCCACCTTGTCGAAGAAGCCATCGCAGGCGTTCGACATGTCCGCAGCAGAATCCCTGGTCTCATCAGCTTCAACGAAATTGAACGCTACATCGTACGCAAACCCGTCATGGAAGACCTCAACGAAGACGACGTTGTCGAAATCACTGGTGGACCCTTCAAAGGTATGCGTGCAAAAATCACTCGACTCGACAAATCTAAGGGCGAAGTTACCCTTGAGTTGCTGGAAGCAACGTTTACTTTGCCAATCACAGTACATTCAGACTATGTAAAACTCGTAGAAAAAGCAAAAGCATAA
- a CDS encoding methionine-R-sulfoxide reductase: MPASSKVETNYKPLSPEETQVIVHKGTEMPFTGKYFAFWEKGAYVCKRCGAKLYRSERKFESECGWPSFDEEIAGAVKRVPDPDGVRTEIQCANCGAHLGHVFVGEHFTEKDTRHCVNSISMDFVPDKKE; this comes from the coding sequence TTGCCAGCTTCTTCTAAAGTTGAAACAAACTATAAGCCGCTCAGCCCCGAAGAAACCCAAGTCATCGTCCACAAAGGTACCGAAATGCCCTTCACAGGCAAATACTTCGCGTTTTGGGAAAAAGGCGCCTACGTCTGCAAACGATGCGGCGCCAAACTGTACCGTTCCGAGCGCAAGTTTGAATCCGAATGCGGCTGGCCCAGCTTTGACGAGGAAATCGCTGGCGCAGTCAAACGTGTCCCCGACCCTGACGGAGTCCGCACCGAAATTCAATGTGCTAACTGCGGTGCCCATTTGGGGCATGTATTTGTCGGTGAACATTTCACAGAGAAAGATACTCGACACTGCGTCAACTCGATTTCTATGGATTTTGTTCCTGACAAAAAAGAGTAA
- a CDS encoding 50S ribosomal protein L11, with amino-acid sequence MVEKKVVEFIVSGGQANAGPPIGPALGPLAVNVVAVVNKINEVTKDYAGMKVPVKVAVDPEDKTFEITVGTPTASALIVAELKIEKGSGTPNSVKAGDLTMEQIVKIAKIKAPQLLAPDTKSAAKELLGTCVSIGVTVEGKDPREVQKEIDSGTYDNVFGSD; translated from the coding sequence ATGGTAGAAAAAAAAGTTGTAGAATTCATTGTCAGCGGCGGTCAAGCCAATGCAGGTCCACCTATAGGTCCAGCTCTTGGTCCTTTAGCCGTTAACGTCGTGGCTGTTGTCAACAAAATCAACGAAGTCACCAAAGACTATGCAGGAATGAAAGTTCCAGTTAAAGTGGCAGTTGACCCTGAAGACAAAACCTTCGAAATTACCGTTGGCACCCCAACTGCATCTGCACTTATAGTTGCTGAATTAAAAATCGAGAAAGGCTCCGGTACCCCTAACTCGGTTAAAGCCGGCGACTTAACCATGGAGCAGATTGTAAAGATAGCCAAGATTAAAGCTCCCCAACTGTTGGCGCCTGATACCAAAAGCGCTGCCAAAGAATTGCTTGGCACCTGCGTTAGCATCGGCGTCACTGTTGAAGGCAAAGACCCCCGAGAAGTCCAGAAGGAAATTGACTCTGGCACCTATGATAATGTATTCGGTAGCGACTAA
- a CDS encoding 50S ribosomal protein L1, producing MPLDNKTISEAIKQAKTKAGEKKFNQTVDLILDIVEIDMKAPEGKIQEVVELPHDTGKPNSICVIASGEFALKAKNAQADRVIERADLESLTGKKKELRKVATDYDVFIAEAPLMPLVGRILGPVLGPRGKMPIPVPPNADITPLLAKHRKTVVVRMRNQPIIQVPVGSQQMKDEDLTENTMAVLRVLDTKLKRGLKNVKYAFIKTSMGEPVKIKP from the coding sequence ATGCCCCTAGACAACAAAACCATATCCGAAGCAATAAAACAGGCAAAAACGAAAGCTGGCGAGAAGAAATTCAACCAGACTGTAGATCTGATACTCGACATCGTCGAAATCGACATGAAGGCGCCAGAAGGTAAAATCCAAGAGGTCGTTGAGTTACCTCATGACACTGGCAAACCAAACAGCATCTGCGTTATTGCCTCTGGCGAATTTGCCTTAAAAGCAAAGAACGCCCAAGCAGACCGCGTTATTGAACGCGCAGACTTAGAATCCTTAACGGGTAAAAAGAAGGAACTACGCAAAGTGGCCACCGACTACGATGTATTCATCGCTGAGGCACCTTTGATGCCGCTGGTCGGTAGAATTTTAGGTCCAGTTCTGGGTCCTAGGGGAAAAATGCCTATTCCTGTTCCACCTAACGCGGACATCACTCCTTTGCTTGCAAAACACCGCAAAACCGTGGTTGTTCGCATGCGTAACCAACCCATCATCCAAGTTCCCGTTGGCTCCCAACAGATGAAAGACGAAGACTTAACCGAAAACACTATGGCTGTTCTTCGGGTTCTCGATACTAAACTTAAACGTGGACTCAAAAACGTCAAGTACGCTTTCATCAAGACCTCCATGGGTGAGCCCGTTAAAATTAAACCATAA
- a CDS encoding molybdopterin-dependent oxidoreductase yields MVSKQRKLPPDQTVTDHILSWGYEHPGITSTNPRLPLETYTLTVEGEVENPVKLTWNDFLKLPQTVSVSDFHCVEGWSVLDCRWEGVRLRDLEAFVKPNPVARAVTFFCADNYTTSLFLEELAGDDVLLAHKLNGSPLEEGLGAPVRLVVPSKYAYKSALWVTGLRFTRDKELGFWERRGYSDSADVWRNDRYRR; encoded by the coding sequence TTGGTTTCTAAACAAAGAAAGCTACCTCCTGACCAAACCGTCACCGACCACATCCTGAGCTGGGGCTATGAGCATCCCGGCATAACCTCCACTAACCCCCGACTACCGCTAGAAACCTACACGTTGACGGTGGAGGGCGAAGTCGAAAACCCCGTCAAGTTGACTTGGAATGATTTTCTCAAGTTGCCCCAAACCGTTTCGGTGAGTGATTTTCATTGCGTGGAAGGCTGGAGCGTGCTGGATTGCCGCTGGGAAGGCGTGCGCCTCCGTGACCTCGAAGCATTCGTCAAGCCTAATCCTGTTGCCCGTGCTGTTACCTTTTTTTGTGCTGATAACTATACGACTTCGCTGTTTCTTGAAGAACTGGCTGGTGATGACGTTTTGTTGGCGCATAAGCTCAACGGGTCGCCGTTGGAGGAGGGGTTGGGTGCGCCAGTGCGGCTGGTGGTTCCGAGCAAATATGCCTACAAAAGTGCCCTTTGGGTGACGGGGCTGCGGTTTACTCGGGATAAGGAGTTGGGGTTTTGGGAGCGGCGGGGTTATAGTGATAGTGCGGATGTGTGGCGCAACGACCGTTATCGCCGTTAA
- a CDS encoding Lrp/AsnC family transcriptional regulator yields MKDLEEIDIKILKELLKDGRQSFTALAAKLGTSKDIIWKHYTNMVAAEIITGATVQLNHPKLGYGEQALIMLSVESQYVENVFERLKKMPEITSFRCCNSSYNIGAICHLMSLSDLERVKTLISKQSPVNEIKTSIWTSVRNIPENILLGELPPESADGIDIAEVEKKPPLNIDKVDLEIIEKLTLNGRLPLSNIAEQIGVSTDTVVRRYERLRKNNYLKVSIQIDTKKLGYQAIINIYLALTDQSKTKEAAEMLCKIPGVSYLIKISGNFDLMVAALVRDCNDLIFIDEQIVKIPYIKRIDSSIRSVFPAWPLRKQCISTF; encoded by the coding sequence ATGAAAGACCTTGAAGAAATTGACATAAAAATCCTAAAGGAACTCCTCAAGGATGGACGGCAAAGTTTCACAGCGTTGGCAGCGAAGCTTGGTACCTCAAAAGACATCATTTGGAAACATTACACAAACATGGTTGCCGCTGAAATCATAACGGGCGCTACCGTTCAGTTGAACCATCCCAAGCTTGGGTATGGTGAGCAAGCCTTGATTATGCTTAGTGTTGAATCGCAATATGTGGAAAACGTTTTTGAACGCCTTAAAAAAATGCCTGAGATCACAAGTTTTAGATGTTGTAACTCGTCCTATAACATCGGTGCAATATGTCACCTGATGAGTCTTAGCGATTTAGAGCGTGTAAAAACACTCATAAGCAAACAAAGTCCCGTTAACGAAATTAAAACGAGTATCTGGACCAGCGTGCGGAACATCCCTGAAAATATTCTGCTTGGCGAATTACCCCCAGAAAGCGCTGACGGCATTGACATTGCTGAAGTCGAAAAAAAGCCTCCCCTAAACATAGATAAGGTCGATTTGGAGATTATCGAAAAGTTAACCCTTAATGGGCGTTTGCCTTTGAGTAACATCGCCGAGCAGATTGGCGTTTCAACTGACACCGTAGTGCGGCGGTATGAGCGGCTACGGAAAAATAATTACCTCAAAGTCTCCATTCAAATCGACACGAAAAAACTGGGTTATCAAGCTATTATTAACATATATTTGGCTCTCACTGACCAAAGCAAAACCAAAGAAGCTGCCGAGATGTTATGTAAAATCCCCGGCGTCTCTTACCTTATTAAGATAAGCGGGAATTTCGATCTAATGGTTGCAGCTCTAGTTAGGGACTGTAACGACCTCATATTCATTGATGAGCAAATCGTGAAAATCCCCTACATAAAACGGATCGATTCCTCAATTCGTTCTGTTTTCCCTGCTTGGCCTCTGCGTAAGCAATGCATATCCACCTTCTAG
- a CDS encoding PQQ-binding-like beta-propeller repeat protein, with protein sequence MTKLTENKTEKFSRNKSKTTALVLFLMLTITATMIALPAVIAHDPPWTFPTTAYVTCAPGIVGVGQYTTIVCWLDRYSPTSGGTNGQVWEGWQLNITKPDGKTEIIGPWTCSSALASDFKVYVPDQVGNYTIVFSWPGGVVEPSESVITRTQANAIAGIGDIFLGATSEPTTLVVNQEPNADWPEAPLPTDYWTLPINAQNRQWSSLASNWLKGTWLINNYQGGIAPNSAHVLWTAPMEASSPDVAGYPGGIADSQWPGIQYNINDYIDAWSQPIVMNGVIYYNSPATAQSNRYGYYAMDLYTGKQIWYKNGTDNGLNNPYTISQPGGEVGGSYAQTYLSLTQGQMYHSQTVNGDGVASYLWIQSGTTWYMLDPTTGNLILTLKNVPSGTSSTDQDGSLLRYSYNANTGNLLCWNSTQAIYPGGPTGTAQQVWHPPVGAVIDAVNDTQWMNASTTWGTGFEQSIKDALKVPHSGYTMNVTIPKGLKGSMTILRDDDRVPKQIFGSAITTTFGTMGSIGGAANDDSIAIWLATINEHATAYSPFPNVPGTLNNNLGFTVTMDYNKNFTVPLPGKNYTWSIGPVDYNSKIFILTCQQTTQKWAYSLTTGNPLWGPTETLDPMGYYTFGTGSGITGGVYEGIYIAANAYNLNGEIYAYNATTGTQLWKYSAPTTYHYESSYGNNMPLSLLFVCDGKVFLASTEHSPTQPLFRESYLRCVNLTDGTLIWKLEQYSTGVVQAVADGYLISNSQYDNLIYCIGMGPSATTVQAPMTATPAGEIEIIQGTVTDQSPGAIAHASKYGLVNGVAAVSDESQEVWMEYLYQQQVKPTNATGVPVSLDAIDPNGNFIHIGDATSDTSGAFSYAWTTPDVPGKYTIIASFSGSASYGRSSAETATYVAEQQAPTPAPTDAPLSLADTYFVPATVGLFVLMIIVIALLVLVLLRKRP encoded by the coding sequence ATGACGAAATTAACAGAGAATAAAACTGAAAAATTCTCAAGAAATAAATCTAAAACTACTGCACTCGTGCTCTTTCTGATGCTAACCATCACTGCTACTATGATTGCTTTACCTGCCGTTATTGCGCATGATCCCCCGTGGACTTTTCCAACAACCGCCTATGTCACTTGTGCGCCCGGTATCGTTGGTGTTGGCCAGTACACTACCATTGTTTGTTGGCTTGACAGGTATTCACCTACATCTGGTGGTACAAACGGTCAAGTCTGGGAAGGCTGGCAACTAAACATCACTAAACCCGACGGAAAAACAGAAATCATCGGACCCTGGACGTGTTCAAGTGCTCTCGCCAGTGACTTTAAAGTGTATGTTCCCGACCAAGTCGGAAATTACACCATCGTATTCAGCTGGCCTGGCGGCGTAGTTGAACCAAGTGAAAGCGTCATTACCCGAACGCAAGCAAACGCAATTGCAGGCATCGGTGACATTTTCCTAGGCGCCACAAGCGAACCCACAACACTCGTCGTAAATCAAGAACCTAACGCAGATTGGCCCGAAGCTCCGCTTCCAACAGATTACTGGACGCTCCCTATAAATGCCCAGAATAGACAATGGTCTTCTCTTGCAAGCAACTGGCTAAAAGGCACTTGGCTCATTAACAACTATCAAGGGGGTATAGCCCCAAACAGTGCACACGTACTATGGACAGCACCTATGGAAGCCTCTTCACCTGATGTCGCGGGTTATCCCGGCGGCATCGCTGACTCTCAATGGCCTGGTATTCAATACAATATCAACGACTACATAGATGCGTGGTCACAACCCATAGTCATGAACGGAGTTATCTACTACAACTCACCCGCAACTGCACAAAGCAACAGATATGGCTACTACGCAATGGACCTCTACACTGGAAAACAGATATGGTACAAGAACGGCACCGACAACGGTCTCAACAACCCCTACACAATAAGTCAACCCGGCGGTGAAGTTGGTGGCTCTTATGCACAAACATACCTATCATTGACTCAGGGTCAAATGTATCACTCTCAAACAGTTAACGGAGACGGAGTAGCCTCATACTTGTGGATACAATCCGGCACTACCTGGTATATGCTTGACCCGACAACTGGCAACTTAATATTGACGCTGAAAAATGTGCCCTCCGGTACATCCTCAACTGACCAAGACGGAAGCCTACTACGCTACAGCTATAACGCCAATACCGGTAACCTACTTTGTTGGAATTCGACCCAAGCCATTTACCCTGGTGGACCAACAGGAACCGCCCAACAAGTTTGGCACCCACCAGTGGGAGCAGTAATTGACGCTGTTAATGACACCCAATGGATGAATGCCAGCACTACATGGGGCACAGGCTTCGAACAATCCATCAAAGACGCCTTAAAAGTCCCCCACTCCGGATACACAATGAACGTAACCATACCAAAGGGCCTCAAAGGATCAATGACTATCCTGCGAGACGATGACCGTGTGCCAAAACAAATCTTTGGCTCAGCAATAACCACCACCTTTGGAACAATGGGCAGCATCGGCGGAGCCGCTAACGATGATAGCATTGCAATATGGCTCGCTACCATAAACGAACACGCAACAGCCTATAGTCCCTTCCCCAACGTACCTGGCACCCTAAACAACAACCTTGGCTTCACCGTAACAATGGATTACAACAAGAACTTCACAGTTCCACTACCTGGCAAAAACTACACTTGGAGCATAGGACCCGTAGATTACAACTCTAAAATATTCATCCTAACCTGTCAACAAACAACACAGAAATGGGCCTACAGCCTAACAACTGGAAACCCATTGTGGGGACCAACTGAAACACTCGATCCAATGGGTTACTACACCTTTGGCACTGGTTCAGGCATAACAGGCGGGGTCTATGAGGGAATCTACATTGCAGCAAACGCCTACAACCTAAACGGCGAAATCTATGCCTACAATGCAACAACCGGCACCCAACTATGGAAGTACAGTGCCCCAACAACTTACCACTATGAAAGCTCATATGGAAACAATATGCCGCTCAGCTTGCTCTTCGTCTGTGACGGAAAGGTCTTTTTGGCATCAACTGAGCACTCGCCAACTCAGCCGCTATTTAGAGAATCCTATCTTCGCTGCGTTAACTTAACTGACGGGACATTGATTTGGAAACTTGAACAATACTCAACTGGTGTGGTTCAAGCGGTCGCAGACGGCTACTTAATTTCCAACAGCCAATACGACAATTTGATTTACTGCATCGGTATGGGACCCAGCGCTACCACCGTACAAGCACCCATGACAGCTACCCCCGCGGGCGAAATTGAAATAATACAGGGCACAGTCACTGATCAATCTCCAGGTGCAATCGCACATGCTAGCAAATATGGTCTCGTAAACGGTGTTGCGGCTGTATCTGACGAAAGCCAAGAAGTATGGATGGAATATCTCTACCAGCAGCAAGTAAAGCCCACAAACGCAACCGGTGTTCCAGTTTCCTTAGATGCAATTGATCCTAACGGCAACTTCATCCACATCGGTGACGCAACTAGCGATACAAGCGGCGCCTTTTCATATGCATGGACTACCCCCGATGTTCCCGGTAAATACACCATAATCGCTTCGTTCTCTGGCTCGGCATCTTATGGCAGGTCATCTGCAGAAACCGCCACTTATGTTGCAGAACAACAAGCACCCACCCCTGCACCAACCGACGCTCCGCTATCTCTCGCAGACACGTACTTCGTCCCTGCAACCGTTGGGCTATTTGTTCTAATGATAATCGTCATAGCTCTTCTGGTTCTGGTGTTGCTCAGAAAACGCCCATAA
- a CDS encoding protein translocase SEC61 complex subunit gamma, whose translation MGIKSWLTQAARTLKLAVKPDREELWLSIKISALGIGVVGLIGFVIKILAWAITGNAGAAT comes from the coding sequence ATGGGAATAAAATCTTGGCTAACACAGGCAGCACGCACGTTAAAGCTAGCCGTAAAACCTGATCGCGAAGAGCTTTGGCTCTCTATAAAAATTAGCGCCTTAGGCATCGGAGTAGTCGGTTTAATCGGTTTTGTAATTAAAATCTTAGCCTGGGCCATAACAGGAAATGCAGGAGCTGCCACTTAA
- a CDS encoding class I SAM-dependent methyltransferase has translation MKVGDRFDKLADHYDQVIMKRIPQYGKFTDVFFSLLPYSDDDQIEVLDLGIGTGNIAQRLLEKYPQAKLVGVDVSLKMLQQSSLKLASVKNRIKLTQGDLGALPSIGCFDLVYSVLAIHHLSDEDKQGLFKKIYTQLKPSGIFILIDVMKGTDDRLTKIYLNATFSFDDSDKPSSLMEQLEWLKRAGFEKIDVPWKDYKLACLIAIKA, from the coding sequence ATGAAAGTCGGCGATAGATTCGACAAGTTAGCAGATCACTATGACCAAGTAATCATGAAAAGAATACCCCAATACGGCAAATTCACAGACGTATTCTTCAGCCTATTGCCCTACTCAGATGATGACCAGATAGAGGTTTTGGATCTCGGCATAGGCACCGGAAACATCGCCCAGCGACTTTTAGAAAAATACCCCCAAGCTAAGCTAGTCGGGGTTGATGTTTCTCTCAAAATGCTCCAGCAATCAAGCCTAAAATTAGCTTCAGTTAAAAACAGAATAAAGTTGACGCAGGGGGATTTGGGTGCTTTACCCTCGATAGGTTGCTTTGACCTTGTTTACTCAGTTCTTGCAATACACCATCTTTCAGATGAAGACAAGCAGGGGCTTTTTAAAAAAATCTACACCCAACTTAAACCAAGCGGCATTTTCATCCTCATTGATGTTATGAAGGGCACTGATGATCGTTTAACAAAGATTTACTTGAATGCCACATTCTCCTTTGATGATTCGGACAAGCCTTCTTCGCTTATGGAGCAGCTTGAGTGGCTAAAAAGAGCCGGTTTTGAGAAAATAGATGTCCCATGGAAGGACTACAAGCTTGCCTGCCTAATAGCAATTAAGGCATAG
- a CDS encoding radical SAM protein translates to MPNRIPIRSEVSVPLISSFDPWRSGLCTCPPKLTFNPYTGCDHHCLYCYASSYIQNFKDIHPKKDLIPLLRREAAKLNGETLSLSNSSDPYPRLEASACQTRRCLEVLAGCNCKIQIITKSNLVARDADLLCRLPATVALTITTDSNMLAGIIEPDAPPPSERLKAAAELLKAGVPVSVRIDPIIPHVNDHPQRLIKILADLGVKHVTCSTYKAKPDNWTRLADALPKVMEQLKPLYFVDGEKVGGSALLPSEYRYKLLKTVRDEVVAAGMKFGVCREGLHGLSTAACDGSWLMPKRSP, encoded by the coding sequence TTGCCCAACCGCATACCTATACGCAGTGAAGTTTCGGTGCCGTTGATTTCAAGCTTTGACCCGTGGCGTTCTGGCCTCTGCACCTGCCCCCCTAAGCTAACCTTTAACCCCTACACAGGATGCGACCACCACTGCCTCTACTGCTACGCCTCAAGCTACATCCAAAACTTCAAAGACATCCACCCCAAAAAAGACCTCATCCCCCTCTTACGGCGAGAAGCAGCCAAACTCAACGGCGAAACCCTGTCCCTATCCAACTCATCCGACCCCTACCCGCGCCTCGAAGCCTCAGCATGCCAAACGCGACGTTGCCTCGAAGTGCTGGCGGGATGCAACTGCAAAATACAAATCATAACTAAAAGCAACCTCGTTGCCCGCGACGCTGACCTCCTTTGTCGCCTTCCCGCAACTGTGGCTCTAACCATAACCACCGACAGCAACATGCTCGCAGGCATAATTGAACCCGACGCGCCTCCCCCCTCAGAGCGCCTCAAAGCCGCCGCGGAACTCCTCAAAGCAGGCGTACCCGTATCAGTCCGCATCGACCCCATAATTCCCCATGTTAATGACCATCCGCAGCGGCTAATCAAAATCCTCGCCGACCTCGGCGTCAAACACGTCACCTGTTCCACTTACAAGGCTAAACCCGACAACTGGACCCGCCTCGCCGATGCCCTGCCCAAGGTGATGGAGCAACTCAAGCCCCTCTACTTTGTGGATGGCGAAAAAGTCGGCGGCAGCGCATTATTGCCCAGCGAGTATCGGTATAAGCTGCTCAAAACCGTGCGGGATGAGGTGGTTGCGGCGGGCATGAAGTTTGGGGTATGCCGCGAGGGGCTGCATGGGTTGAGTACGGCGGCTTGTGATGGGTCATGGCTTATGCCTAAGAGGAGCCCCTGA
- a CDS encoding methylglyoxal synthase, producing the protein MDSSATLKCRKKIALIAHDNKKADMLEWAKYNLATLRQHELYATGSTGKMLQKELGLNITSLESGPLGGDLQIGARIADGDIDCLIFFWDPLEPQPHDPDVKALLRVAVVWNIPVACNLSSADFLISSPLMCKDYPRKLPDYQTYRLRNLT; encoded by the coding sequence ATGGATAGTTCGGCAACTTTAAAGTGCAGAAAAAAAATCGCCCTCATCGCCCACGATAACAAAAAAGCGGACATGCTGGAATGGGCAAAGTACAACCTTGCCACTCTGCGTCAACACGAACTCTACGCCACCGGAAGCACAGGCAAGATGCTCCAAAAAGAACTCGGCTTAAACATAACCAGCCTTGAATCAGGACCACTTGGAGGCGACCTACAAATCGGCGCCCGCATAGCAGACGGCGACATAGACTGCCTCATATTCTTCTGGGATCCCCTAGAACCCCAACCCCACGACCCTGACGTTAAAGCGCTCCTCCGAGTGGCAGTCGTATGGAATATCCCCGTAGCATGCAACCTTTCCTCAGCGGACTTTCTGATTTCATCCCCACTCATGTGCAAAGACTACCCAAGAAAACTCCCCGACTACCAAACCTACCGTCTAAGAAACCTCACCTAA
- the dinB gene encoding DNA polymerase IV, giving the protein MQPRIIFLADFDYFFAQCEELRNPQIKDKPIVVGVYSGRTEESGAVSTSNYIARKYGVKSGLPLFQAKQKLEGTDAVFFHVDHEYYEDISNRIMNIFRGYATSLEQVSIDEAYLDVTEQVEGSFEKARAYAEKIKAAVRVQVGISFTIGVGPNKLVAKIACDSQKPNGLTIIRPTEAKAFLAPLPADRLLGVGKKTTVRMEQMGIKTIADLAKYDVIRLVEVFGKALGVYFHNAANAVDNEPVVEQGEAESISKIGTLKQDTHDLEFILQKTDELTEPVYREVAEKGYSFKTVSIYVVNVDLSSKSRSVTLEQPAKDKETIQRNVRALFEKYLAESPLEVRRVGVRVTGFSKEEPRQKQLTSFFFSG; this is encoded by the coding sequence ATGCAGCCGCGGATTATTTTTCTGGCGGATTTCGACTATTTCTTTGCACAATGCGAGGAACTCCGCAACCCCCAAATCAAAGACAAACCTATCGTTGTCGGCGTCTACTCTGGCCGCACCGAAGAAAGCGGCGCAGTCTCCACCAGCAACTACATCGCCCGCAAATACGGCGTCAAATCTGGGCTGCCGCTTTTCCAAGCGAAACAAAAGCTGGAGGGCACTGACGCTGTTTTCTTTCACGTTGACCACGAATACTACGAGGACATCAGCAACCGCATCATGAACATCTTCCGCGGCTACGCCACGAGCCTTGAGCAGGTTAGCATCGACGAAGCTTATCTTGATGTGACTGAGCAGGTTGAGGGCAGCTTCGAAAAAGCCCGTGCATACGCGGAGAAAATCAAGGCAGCTGTACGGGTGCAGGTCGGCATCTCTTTCACCATCGGCGTGGGACCAAACAAGCTTGTCGCCAAAATCGCTTGCGACAGCCAAAAACCCAACGGCTTAACAATCATCCGCCCAACCGAGGCAAAAGCGTTTCTCGCTCCGCTCCCCGCAGACCGCCTCTTAGGAGTAGGCAAAAAGACGACCGTGCGCATGGAGCAAATGGGAATCAAAACTATAGCTGACCTCGCCAAATATGATGTTATTCGTCTTGTGGAGGTTTTCGGCAAAGCTTTAGGCGTCTACTTCCATAACGCTGCCAACGCCGTCGACAATGAACCTGTGGTGGAGCAGGGTGAAGCGGAATCCATTAGCAAGATTGGCACGCTTAAGCAGGATACGCATGATTTGGAGTTTATTTTGCAGAAAACTGACGAATTAACCGAACCCGTGTACCGCGAAGTTGCAGAGAAGGGCTACAGCTTCAAAACCGTCTCCATCTACGTTGTCAACGTGGATTTGAGCAGCAAAAGCCGCAGTGTAACTTTGGAGCAGCCCGCCAAAGACAAAGAAACCATCCAACGCAACGTCCGAGCGCTCTTCGAGAAGTACCTCGCTGAATCGCCGCTTGAAGTTCGCAGAGTTGGCGTGCGCGTGACGGGTTTTAGCAAAGAAGAGCCCCGGCAGAAGCAGCTTACCAGCTTTTTCTTTTCAGGGTAA